The stretch of DNA GAAGGAGATCAAGTATGGCGTCTGCTACAGCTCCTCCTCCTGTGGATCGTCCTGTTCGTGTCTACGCAGATGGAATTTATGATCTCTTCCACTTCGGCCATGCCCGTTCTCTCGAGCAAGCTAAGAAATCGTTAAGTTTCTCATATAATATAATGTTCCTTCTTGTATCCTTTGCAACCTAATCTTTCTTTACCTCATTATATTTCGTTTTCGAGTTTCAGATTTCCGAACACGTACCTTCTAGTTGGATGCTGTAGCGATGCAGTGACCCACAAGTACAAAGGAAAAACCGTTATGACCGAGGATGAACGTTATGAATCTCTTCGTCACTGCAAGTGCGACTTttaatgttaataaaaaatgatattcagacactaaaatcagttattaatgtatttttatataaatatatgtatgatttaatttatttttaatgtgtattttaagCAGATGGGTGGATGAAGTCATTCCAGATGCACCTTGGGTTATCAATCAAGAGTTTCTTGACAAGCACAAAATTGACTATGTCGCTCATGATTCTCTTCCGTAAGATTCTTAGAAATTAAATTCCATTCTTCAAATTGtggttttgtatttttttggatttgtgGTGTAAAATTGCTTTGCATCTTTGATTACATGTGCCTATACTGAATGTATAATATACATTCTTGTATATGTTCTATACAGATATGCAGATACCAGTGGTGCAGGAAATGATGTTTATGAATTTGTATGTATAAGGACATTTCCCTTcaatattactattttttttatgttttacaaAATAAGTAAGAATAATTTAATATGGccagtaaatattattatttttaattgatttataccGAAAATTTGCACAAAAAAACATATAGTTTCCAGCTATGTTTATCAGAGTTTGTACATATGATTAATACATTATGCACTCACATCTTTTAGAATttacatacataaattaataaaatttatttgttaaagataatttagtatttacacTAGTTAAATAATGGCAAACAATACTAAAAATTGCTGACTCTAAGAGTTTCTGAGTAAGTAAAAGTTATCAAATGATCTGTTATGTAGGTTAAGGCTGTTGGAAAATTTAAGGAAACGAAACGGACTGAAGGGATATCTACTTCAGATGTGATAATGAGGATTGTAAAAGATTATAACCAATATGTATTACGAAACTTGGATCGTGGCTACTCAAGGAAAGATCTTGGTGTAAGCTATGTTAAGGTGGGATTAAGTGATGATtgattcatttatttttattaacatcAATTTGTCTACCTTTTTTGAAGGAGCTGATTTCTTATTGCTATGGTCGTATTGATATAAACAGGAAAAGCGATTGAGAGTGAATAGGAGGTTGAAAACCTTACAAGAGAAAGTAAAAGAACAACAAGAAAAGGTTAGTGAAATTCATTAGCTTATCTAACTAGTGCTATCTATAATGTTAGTATAGATCTTACATAATGTGCACAACCAtaaaagtttcaattttttggATATGTATGTGAAAGAAAGTGGCCTTAGGGAATAATGAGAAGAATGCtatgttgattgttgaaggtgATTGTGGAGGTATAGTTTTTCTTAGTATATAAGAATTTTAGGATTGTTGGACCAAACTATTGTAGAGATATAATAAAACAGAATGAGCCTAAGTCATTGTTCTAGAAAGAAgtaatattattacttttg from Arachis duranensis cultivar V14167 chromosome 4, aradu.V14167.gnm2.J7QH, whole genome shotgun sequence encodes:
- the LOC107482449 gene encoding choline-phosphate cytidylyltransferase 1 — protein: MASATAPPPVDRPVRVYADGIYDLFHFGHARSLEQAKKSFPNTYLLVGCCSDAVTHKYKGKTVMTEDERYESLRHCKWVDEVIPDAPWVINQEFLDKHKIDYVAHDSLPYADTSGAGNDVYEFVKAVGKFKETKRTEGISTSDVIMRIVKDYNQYVLRNLDRGYSRKDLGVSYVKEKRLRVNRRLKTLQEKVKEQQEKIQIVAKNAGMHPNEWVENADRLVAGFLEMFEEGFHKMGTVIIDQIQERLRGPQSAAFHLESGEGDKDDDKEEYYDDDEDDSDEEYFEEYFGDEELNPHIIEKDEKKT